The Novosphingobium sp. Gsoil 351 genome contains the following window.
CGAGAAGCGTCTCCGCGATGGTCTGCCCGCTGGTCTGCATCGCCGCGCTATGGCATGGGCGCGGCGACGATGGAACGCGCCCCGCCCTCCCCCAAACCGAAGCCCGGCGCGAAGCCCGCCGCCAAACCCTATGAGCGCCCGCGCGGGGCGCGGCCAAGGCGATCGCCGACCTCATGCCCGAGATCGGGCGCACCGCGTTCCGCAAGTTCGGCTTCGTCCAGTCGAGCGTGGTCACCCGCTGGCCCGAGATTGTCGGGCCGCGCCACGCTCGCGCCTGCGCCCCCGAGATCGATCCGCTTCCCGATCGGCGAGAAGCGGGACGGGATTTTGCAGTTGGTGGTCAAGCCCGCCTTTGCGCCGCAAATCCAGCATTCGATCCCCGAGATCGTCGAGCGGGTTAACCGCTTTTTCGGCTATGCCGCGGTGGCCAAGGTCAAGCTTCGGCAAGGCGAGGTTCAGCCGCCGCCTGCTGTGGCGGGCGCCAGCCGCGCCGCGCCGCCGTCGCTCAAGCCGATCCCGTTCGAACTGGGCGAAAGCTTGCGCGACATCGGCGATCCAGAGCTGCGCACGGTTTTGGAATCGCTGGCCCGCAGTCTGGGCACCGCGGCGGGCAAGGATGGGGACGACGATGCGAATTGAAGTAAAGGTCATCGGCTTCGCGATGGCTCTCTTGGCCGGAGCGGCAGTGGCCCAGACCAAGCCGGCCACTCGGCAGGACTGGAACACGACCGTCGCGCTCACCCCGCAGGGCACCCACCTGCTCGGCAACCCCGCGGCCAAGGTCAAGCTGACCCAGTTCATCAGCTATACCTGCCCGCACTGCGCCCATTTCGAGGAGCAGGCCGACGCCCAGTTGCGGCTGCTGTTCGTCGCGGGCGGCAAGGGTTCGATTGAGGTCCGCAACTTCGTGCGCGATCCGGTCGATCTGACCGTGGCGTTGCTGACCAACTGCGGCCCGTCAGCCAAGTTCTTCGGCAACCACGCGCTGTTCCTGCGCCGGCAGGACAAGTGGATCCAGCCGATGGTCCACCCCAGCCCGACGCAGCAGGCGCGCTGGAGCAGCGGCTCGTTCGCCCAGCGCACCCGCGCCATCGCCAAGGATTTCGGGTTCTACGAGATGATGCAATCGCGCGGCTACACCGCCATCCAGGTCGACAAGTGCCTTGCCGACGAACCGCTCGCCCGCCGCCTCGCAGCCTCGACCGACGAAGCCCACGACAAACTGTTTATCACCGGCACCCCAATGTTCGCGATCGACGGGATAGTGTTGGCGGGAACGTATAGCTGGGACGTGTTGAGGCCGCAGCTCGATGCGCGGTTGCGAGCGGAGTGAAGTCGGACGCTCCTCTCCCCTCGCGGGAGAGGATACGCAGCCTTGGGAGCGAAGCGATCTAGGCGCAGTTGGCGAGGGGGCGGCTCAGCGCCAGACCTCGCCCCCCACCAAGCTGCGCCAGGACCTTGCGCAAGAAGGTGCGCTATCCTCTCCCGCAAGGGGAGAGGAAATTGCAAACTGTGGATGGGCCGCCCCGCGCGGACACGCCGCTCTTCAAGAATCCCGCGATTTGGCCTAGTCCCCAAGTCAACGCTTCCATCCGACAGGACAACCGCATGCACTTTCGCGCCGCCGTCGCCACGCTCGCCGCCCTCGCCCTCGGTGTGTCCGCTTGCGGCAAGTCCACCGACGGCGCGGCAGACGCCCCCGCCGCCAGCTCGACCCCGATCGCCAAGATCGCTCCGCCCGCAGGCAAAGCCTGGGCCGATACGGTCTCGGTAACTCCCGAAGGCGGCTATCTGATGGGCAACCCCAATGCCCCGATCAAGCTGATCGAGTTCGGCGCGCTGAGCTGCTCGCACTGCGCCGAGTTCGCCGAGAAAAGCTTCGCCAAGATGCGCGACGACTACGTCGCCAGCGGGCGCGTGAGCTTCGAGCTGCGCCTGTTCATGCTCAACGCGCTGGATATCCCGGCGGCGATGCTCGCGACCTGCGGCGCGCCTGAATCGGTCATCCCGCTGTCCGAGCAGTTCTGGGCGTGGCAGCCGAACATGTTCACCAACCTCCAGACCGCGGGTGACGCCAAGCTCCAGGCCGCGGGCAACCTGCCGCCCAACCAGCGCTTTGCGGCGATCGCCGGGCTGGCGGGGATGGACAAGTTCTTCGCCGAGCGCGGGATCGCCACCGACCAGGCCGCCGCCTGCCTCGCCGACGTGAAAAAGGCGACCACGCTGTCCAACCAGACGCAAGCCGCCAACGAGAAGTACCAGGTGAGCGGCACTCCGACGTTCTATCTCAACGGCAAGAACCTCAATACCGCGACCTGGGAAACGCTCGAGCCGATGCTCCAGACCGCCGGGGCCCGCTGAGGCCTCGCGGGAACGCGGGATAGCCCGATGCGCTTCGAGAAGCTCCGCCTGTCGGGCTTCAAGAGCTTCGTCGAGCCGTCAGAACTGCGCATCGAACCCGGGCTGACCGGGGTTGTCGGCCCCAACGGCTGCGGCAAGTCCAACCTGCTCGAGGCGATCCGCTGGGTGATGGGCGAAAGCTCGCCCAAGTCGATGCGCGGCGGCGGGATGGAGGACGTCATCTTCGCCGGGACCGCGCAACGCCCGGCGCGCGACTTCGCCGAAGTGGTGCTGACCGCGCGCGGGGTGCCCGAGGGCTTCGGCGCCGCGAACGACGAGGACGCCGAGATCGAGGTCTCGCGCCGGATCGAGCGCGGGGCGGGTTCGGCCTATCGCGTCAACGGCCGCGACGTGCGGCAAAAGGACGTCGCGCTGGTCTTCGCCGACGCGGCGACCGGGGCGCACTCGCCCGCGCTGGTCAGCCAGGGGCGAATCGCCGCGGTGATCGCGGCCAAGCCCGCCGAACGGCGGATGATGCTGGAGGAAGCGGCGGGGATCGCGGGCTTGCACGTCCGTCGCCGCGACGCCGAGCAGAAACTGCGCGCGACCG
Protein-coding sequences here:
- a CDS encoding thioredoxin domain-containing protein; translated protein: MRIEVKVIGFAMALLAGAAVAQTKPATRQDWNTTVALTPQGTHLLGNPAAKVKLTQFISYTCPHCAHFEEQADAQLRLLFVAGGKGSIEVRNFVRDPVDLTVALLTNCGPSAKFFGNHALFLRRQDKWIQPMVHPSPTQQARWSSGSFAQRTRAIAKDFGFYEMMQSRGYTAIQVDKCLADEPLARRLAASTDEAHDKLFITGTPMFAIDGIVLAGTYSWDVLRPQLDARLRAE
- a CDS encoding thioredoxin domain-containing protein translates to MHFRAAVATLAALALGVSACGKSTDGAADAPAASSTPIAKIAPPAGKAWADTVSVTPEGGYLMGNPNAPIKLIEFGALSCSHCAEFAEKSFAKMRDDYVASGRVSFELRLFMLNALDIPAAMLATCGAPESVIPLSEQFWAWQPNMFTNLQTAGDAKLQAAGNLPPNQRFAAIAGLAGMDKFFAERGIATDQAAACLADVKKATTLSNQTQAANEKYQVSGTPTFYLNGKNLNTATWETLEPMLQTAGAR